CGAGATCGTAACCAACGCCCCGCCCGCGGCGTCCGCTGCCTCGCCGACGACAAACGCCTCCGGCACGTCCGCACGCACCCCCGCGACGTCCTCCGGCGCCACCGCCACGATCATCCCGACTCCCATGTTGAACACCCGGTGCATCTCGTCCTCGCCGATGCTCCCCGTCCGCTGGATCAGCCGGAACAGCGGCGGGACCTCCCACGACTCGCCCAAGAGCCGCGCCGCGAGCCCCTCCGGCAGCATCCGCGGCACGTTCTCCGGGAACCCGCCCCCAGTGATGTGCGCCATCCCCTTGATCCGGTCCAGCGCCGGCGTCAGCGCCTTGACGTACGAGCGGTGCGGCGCCAGCAGTGCCTCTCCCAGTGTCGAGCCCAGCTCCTC
This region of Chloroflexota bacterium genomic DNA includes:
- a CDS encoding AIR synthase-related protein, which encodes GLGVPSSGLHANGYSLVRRVCGIDEDPSVLDVKHEELGSTLGEALLAPHRSYVKALTPALDRIKGMAHITGGGFPENVPRMLPEGLAARLLGESWEVPPLFRLIQRTGSIGEDEMHRVFNMGVGMIVAVAPEDVAGVRADVPEAFVVGEAADAAGGALVTIS